TCAATCGGAATGGGTAGTCGCCACTCTCGTACAGATCATACATCTCTTGGGCGTTCTGCAGTGTTAGCTTGTATCGGAACTCCTTGTCGTTCTCACGATAGACTGCCCGCGAATCACGTGCGAACTCTGTAAGTATAGTGTCGAGATCGCCTTGAAAGTCCTCAGCAGCAAATTGTTCGATCTCTTCCACCGTTCCATTTCGGATCGTTGGTTCGTATTTATCGATATAATCTGGCCATTCATCGGGCCATTCGTCAATCATCAGATCTACGGCATCCGAAATATGATCTGGGATGTCACTCTTTTTGAATTCTTCACCGAATGCACGCTCATCGAGATACAACCGCCCCTTGTCCTTACCAGATCCCAATACGAGGTGATCGATGGTAACACCAATTGTAACCTCAAGAGTCTCATAGAACTCGAGCATCTCCGCATTTCCATATGGAGGAAATGGGAGCGATTTGTAGCCCCACGCTCCACAGTCGCTAATCGTTGGGAGCCAATCGGGAATAGAAAGGACCGGATCGTCGTAGACACCGTGTTGAGCGAGTCGATTGGACTTTCTCTTCGATTCCTCTACTTGTTCACGAGAGATGAGAACGCCGTCGATAGGTGTCGTGTCCCGTTCAAAGATATCCCAAATGTAATCCAACTCACGCTCCTGACGGTTGAGACTAGAGAGTTCGTCGTGCTTGAAGTCGTAGTGAGCATCAACTGCATCATCCCATTCAGGAACGTAGAACCTCACAGATCATATTCACCATCTTATGGTTACTTGGTTCCGGCATATGAATGTCCCTTTCTCATTCCACTCGAAATGCTCTTGATGGCGATGGTACTCTATCGATAATACTTAGTGAATACCTGGAGACTCCAATAGTATGTCTTTGAAACGGCGCTCCACAGATTCTCTCCAAAACGCTAGGGAACGGACTCTTGAGGTAGGGGCAGATCGACCAATCCGTATTAGTTCGGGTCATCGAATCCTCCATCACGATGGGAAGTGTAGCCGTCCACACGGTCACAATTACGAGATTTCGGTAAAAGTCACGGGTATACTTACCGACAAGGGCTGGATCGTTGATAAAGGAGATATTACTTCGATCATATCTAGGTGGGACCATCGATTCCTTCTTGAAGAAGGTGACCCTCTCATCAACGCTTTCGAACAAAGTGGTGATGGTGATAGTATCGTGGTCCTCGAACATCCCCCGACTGCAGAAGTGATGAGTGTACTTCTGGAGAAGCGGCTTTTAGATGAGCTACCTGATACTGTCTCCGAGGTCTCGGTTCAGGTACGCGAAACGTCTGAACTCTGCGCTGGAGCAACATACTGAGATGCCAGTTAACACCACTAGTACCGACTCTGAAGAGATTGCTGAAGGAAAGACACTACC
The nucleotide sequence above comes from Halocatena marina. Encoded proteins:
- a CDS encoding 6-pyruvoyl tetrahydropterin synthase family protein, with protein sequence MSLKRRSTDSLQNARERTLEVGADRPIRISSGHRILHHDGKCSRPHGHNYEISVKVTGILTDKGWIVDKGDITSIISRWDHRFLLEEGDPLINAFEQSGDGDSIVVLEHPPTAEVMSVLLEKRLLDELPDTVSEVSVQVRETSELCAGATY